GTGCAGGCAGCATTGAGCGTCGATGCTGATCTGGCCTGGGCTCATCAAGCGCACCAACTGGGCACTGGTCATGCGTTGGCGCAGGCTTTGCCCCATCTGAGCAGTGATATCACGCTGATGCTGTACGGCGACGTTCCGCTCACCCGCGTTGAAACATTGCAAGCCCTGCTGGCAGCCAGTGCCGATGGCAAGCTGGGCATTCTGACGGTGACGCTGGTTAACCCGACTGGTTACGGCCGCATCGTGCGTAATGCGGCGGGTGAAGTTCAAGCCATCGTCGAGCAAAAAGACGCATCGCCCGAACAAGCGGCGATTCGCGAAATCAACACCGGCATCCTGGCGCTGCCGACGGGGCGTCTGGCGCAGTGGCTGTCTGAACTGAAGAACGACAATGCTCAGGGCGAGTACTACGCGACCGATTTGATCGCTTTGGCCGTGCGTGATGGCGTACCGGTAGTGACGACACAACCGGCCGATGCCTGGGAAGCCGAAGGCATCAACAACAAAGTTCAGCTGGCGCAATTGGAGCGCATTCATCAAGCCAATCTGGCCCATGCATTGCTAGTGGCCGGGGTAACGCTGGCTGACCCGGCGCGTATTGATATCCGCGGCGAACTGAAGCATGGCAAAGACGTGTTTGTGGATGTGAATTGCATATTTGAAGGCTCGGTCACATTGGGCGATGGCGTGCAGATTGGCGCCAATTGCGTACTGCGTAATGTGCAGATTGCCGATGGTGCGGTGATTCACCCGTTCAGCCATCTGGAAAACGCAGAAGTGGGCGCAGGCTCGCTCATTGGCCCGTATGCCCGCTTGCGTCCGGGTGCCAAGCTGGCTGAAGGCGTGCATATCGGCAACTTTGTTGAGGTCAAGAACGCGCAGATCGGCACCGGCTCCAAGGTGAACCACCTGTCTTATATTGGCGATGCGCAAATTGGCCGCGATACCAACGTCGGCGCTGGCACCATCACCTGTAACTACGACGGTGTGAACAAGTTCGTGACGGTGATTGGGGACGAAGTCCGTATCGGCTCCAACAACTGTCTGGTTGCGCCAGTGACAATTGGCAATCGCGCCACCACCGGCGCTGGCTCGGTGATCAGCAAGAATGCGCCGGAAGGCGAACTGACCATTGCCCGCGCACGGCAAGTGACCATTCCGGGCTGGAGCCGCCCGGTCAAAATCAAGAAAGACTAAGTCTGGGCGATGAAGCTTATGCGGGCGTATCTTCCTGGGTTCTAACGAGGATGCGCACCGCATGAGCCGTGGGCCGGATTGGGGCGCCGCGCGCTTCGGCCACGGCTTCGGTCAACTCCGCACCCAGTAACAGAATCAAGGCCGAGTAATAGACCCACACCAGCAGCACCACCACGCTGCCCGCTGGTCCGTAAGCGCCGCCGACATCGCTGTTTTGTATGTAAAGACTGATGCCGATTTTGCCGAGGATGAACAACAGATCGGTCAACACGGCACCTGCCAGCGCATCGCGCCAGGCGATGATGGCATCGGGCAAGACCTTGAAGATGGCGGCAAACACGAACACGAAAATAGTGGTCGAAACACTCGCCTCCACCACCTGCCACGCCACGGTGTGGCCGGGCACAAACAAGCCGATCAGCGTACTCGCCGAAAAAGAAATCACCAGCAAAAACGCTACCGCCAACAACAGACCCACGGCGTTCATGCGTGAGCGCAGCCACCCGATCACCGCTTGACCCGGCCGCGAGCGCAAACCCCACACGCGATTGATTGCACCTTGCAGTTGTGCAAACACCGCCGAAGCCGCAATCAGGGTAATCGTCAGTCCGATGATCCCGGCCAGATTACCCACGCTGGGGCGGCTGGAGGCATTGCGAATTACCAGCTGGACGGCATCTGCGGCTTTAGGACCAACCATGCGATTCAGCCCATCAACCAGTTGCGTCTGGTAATCCGGCGAGAGTGATGCCACCACCCACAGCAGCAAGACCAGCAGCGGGGCGAACGACAGGGCTGAGTAAAACGCCAACGCTGCCGCGCGCGTCATCAGCTCATCGTCAAAAAAGCCGTCAATGGTCTTGGAGACGACGCGTTGCGCGAGGTGCCAGAGCCCCAGCAGTTTCTGCCATAACATTCATGTTCTCCGATCACCGTGCGAGCAGCGTGCGCCACGCACCAGCCGTCTACTATCCGGGCAAGACCGTTTCGGCTGTCAGACAAACACCGCCGTGGGCCTCATGAACAAACGACAAGTATCGCCTCGTGTCGGTTCCTGGTGATTTTGCGGGATGCCCGTCGCCAAGCAGAGCGGCGGCCCGTGCGGTGGTACAATCGAGGCTAATTCTGGCCTGTTTCGGGTAGATATACACCGGAACAACATCCCGCGCCGTCTTGCCTGGGATATGCCATCGCTGAATATCTCGACACAGAACACCGGATGCATCTCGTTTCTGTTGTCCACCAATTGAAAATAAGGATCATCCAATGAGTCTCAAATGCGGCATTGTGGGCTTGCCCAACGTCGGCAAATCCACACTCTTCAACGCCCTGACCAAAGCCGGGATCGAAGCGGCCAATTACCCGTTCTGCACCATTGAGCCGAACGTCGGTATCGTCGAAGTGCCGGATGCACGCCTGCAGCAGCTGGCGGACATCATCAACCCGCAAAAGATCGTTCCGGCGATTGTGGAGTTTGTGGATATCGCTGGCTTGGTGGCCGGTGCCAGCAAGGGCGAAGGTCTTGGTAACCAGTTCCTGGCCAATATCCGCGAAACCGATGCCATCGTGAATGTGGTGCGCTGCTTCAACGACGACAACATCATTCACGTTGCCGGCCGCGTTGACCCGATCGATGACATTGCCGTGATCGGTACCGAACTGGCACTGGCCGATATGGTGACCGTTGAGAAATCCATTCTGCGTGATGGCAAGAAAGCCCGTAGCGGTGACAAAGACGCGCAACAACTGGTGGCTGTGCTGGAAAAACTGCTGCCTGTGCTGAATGAAGGCCGTCCCGTGCGTTCGGTTGGTCTGAGTGCCGATGAAAAAGCGCTGATCAAGCCACTGTGCCTGCTAACCGCCAAGCCAGCCATGTATGTGGCCAACGTGGCAGAAGATGGCTTCACCAACAATCCGCTGCTGGATAAAGTAACCGAATACGCCAAGACCGAAGGCGCGCCGGTTGTGGCCGTATGTGCCGCTATTGAGTCTGAAATTGCCGAGTTGCCGGATGAAGACAAAACCGAATTCCTGGCAGAGTTGGGTCTGGAAGAGCCAGGCCTGAATCGTCTGATCCGCGCTGGCTTCGAGCTGCTGGGCCTGCAAACCTACTTCACTGCCGGTGTGAAGGAAGTGCGCGCATGGACCATCCACAAGGGCGACACCGCGCCGCAAGCCGCCGGCGTCATCCACACTGACTTTGAGCGCGGCTTTATCCGTGCCCAAACCATCGCTTTCGCTGATTTCATCAGCTACAAGGGTGAGCAGGGCGCCAAAGAAGCCGGCAAGATGCGGGCCGAAGGCAAGGAATACGTGGTCAAAGACGGCGACGTCCTGAACTTCTTGTTTAACGTCTAAGCCTGGTGCTGCAGGTCCATCTGACCCTTCTCGAAGGAGCGCCAGCCGCCCCAAGGAAAACCCCCGTACAAACGGGGGTTTTTTGTTTTATGGCGCGCAGCAAGTGAGTATCTGGTGCCTGCACGTCGACTATACGGATCACCGGGCGCGCGCCAAGAGACGTGAACCGCCCGCGGCATCGCTCGCGTAAAACCGGAGATTGCCTATGCTTACGGGGTAGGCAGTCGCTGCGGACGGTAACCATTGGTGTAACCGCTCATACAGCCTTGATTTTTTATATGTACGGGGTGTGGTCGCTCAAACCTCGTATACGCATCCTGCGGACACCAGCGTTGAACCTCAATTTCACCCACTATCGCAAGCTAGCTGACGAATCACTGCAGTCCGGCAGAATGTTCAGTCTTGCGGCCGGGCTGATACTGATACTGATGACCTCGGTTCTGGTCTTCGCAATTTATGGACTATTCCAGCAAACCGTTTGGGTATTGAGTGGGTTGAGCCGCAATCATTTCAATGGCGTTCTTACGATTCAACGTACCAACGAAGCGTTTGTGAGAAGTCTGACCCGCAATGATGTCGCTGTGCCAGTGAGCATGATCGACCATCAGCGCCTGCAACAATTGGCAGATGCCGTGTTGGCGTATCCCTCAAATAGTTTGTCCATTCTGGACAAAGAAGAATGGGGTCAGCCACTGGTTTTGCTAACCACTGATATCCCAATCAGTCGGGAACGGGCGCTGCACTTGGCCGAGCGTGGCTTGCGGTTTGCTTTTCTCTCGTCTTTTTTATGGTCAAACGAGGATAAGCGCCCGGCCTATGTCGTGGGAATAGACGTCGCCAGTGGCAGAGCGATTCTCAGTGCTCGCGAGGGCTATCTGCAGAAACTGCATCTCTCGCCCGCCACGCTACAACAGTTGCTAGAACGGATTCGCGCTGGCCAACTTGCCGGAAACCCAGATTCTCCATTCTGGCTGGCCGCCACAGAGGACCAGCTTGAGCGAATGCAGATGTTCAATTGTGTCCTGCCTGTTCGTGGGCCTGACGGCACCATTGACCGCTATGTCGTAACCGGAATCCCCACCAGCAGCTTGCCGCAGGATGTGGTAATTCCGGAACTGGATAAACAGTACTGGGGAAAAATGGTCAATCTGGTGAATGTCGGTTCATCCAGCTTGATCTGGTCAGCACCAGACTCCCGGTTGACCGTGGCTTCGTTGCAGGCCCACGCACCGGACCTTGGTGGGGCCGTCGTTTCCCGGTCCTGGTTTGATCACGGTTTTTTCTATATTGCTGGCAGAACCGGCCATCAAGCCTGGGGCGTGGTCTACGCGTACCCGGTTTCGGCTTTGTTGCTGATGAATCTCACCAGCATTAGCTGGATACTGCTGGTTTACGTGCTGTCAGTCAGCCTGCTGTTTTTTGCCGTGTACCAGGTCCGGCACCGGTATCTACGCCCTTGGGCCGCTCAACTCAAGCGCGCGCGGGAGGCCGAAGCAAGCAGCCGCCAGGCCGCCATCGCGGCTAACGAAGCCAAGTCGACCTTTCTGGCGACCATGAGCCACGAAATACGCACCCCGCTGTATGGCATGCTGGGAACGCTGGATTTGCTATCCGAGTCCGATATGCCCGCTACCCGGGGTGAAGCTCTGCAGACCATGCGTGAATCGTCGCAAACGCTGCTGGCGATCATTGACGACATTCTGGATTTTTCGCGAATCGAGTCGGGTGTGTTACGGCTGGAACATCTTCCCTATGCGCCGGTGCTGATCCTGGAAAGCGTAGTACGTAGCTTTTATCCGCTTGCCCACAAAAAAGGGCTGAAGTTGTATTGCCAATTGCAGCCAGGCCTGCCCGAACTACTGGGCGACGCCACCCGTCTGCGTCAGATTGTGGGCAATCTGTTATCCAACGCCATCAAGTTCACCCAGACTGGCAGCGTAACCCTGCGGCTGTGGCTGGAAGCGCGCAGCACACAGCTCACACCGATAGCTGGCGAGGAATCTACCGCTGGCTTCTCATATTTAGTATTTAGTGTTCGCGATACCGGGATTGGCATCGATCCTGCCACGCAAAAGCAACTGTTTGAGCCCTTTATACAAGCGGATGCCGGCGTGACCCGGCAATTTGGTGGCACCGGTCTGGGGTTGTCGATTTGCCGCAGACTGGTCCATTTAATGGGGGGCGAAATCAGTCTGCAAAGCGAGCCCGACGTGGGTAGCTGCTTTACTGTCAGCGTCCCTGCGCATGTGGCCGCTGTTGCACCCAACGCCGCCGCTGCGACGCCGCCAGAATTGCGACCCGTCGTCGATTTGCAAATAGATGATCCACAAGTGCGCGACAACATTGCGCAGCAACTGCAGAAGGCTGGCTATCCAATTCATATTGCTGGCGCGCCAGTGTCCGATGCGGGGCGCGGGATCGTGCAAGTCACCGCGGGAACGCGGCAAGGATCTGCCAGCCGCTCTCAGGCCGCCGACCCGGGCAAGCCCGTGATCCGACTGCTTCCCGACGGCCCGCTAATCCCGCAACAAATGCAGCACGAAATTTGCGCCAGTTTGTATAGCCAGGAATCACTGTCGTCGGCACTCAGTCTGGCAAGCGGGCAAGGTCTCACTGCCGTCCAAAACCCCGCGTTGCCACCGGTCCAACCAATAGTGGGCCTGCGCATTTTGATTGCGGAAGATCACCCGCTGAACCGTCAACTTCTCAAGAAACAGCTGGAAGCCGTTGGCGGTACGGTTCAGGCGGTCGAAAATGGTTACCAGCTGCTGGAGGCATTGCAGCATGCAACGTTCGACATAATCTTCACCGATGTGAATATGCCCGGTATGGATGGCTACGCGCTAGCGCGTGCCTTGCGTGCCCAAGGCAATGCCACCCCGCTGATCGGGATCACCGCCAGCGTGTTTCCGGGAGAACGGGAGCGTTGCCTGGCCGCAGGCATGAATGTGGCGCTATTCAAACCGATATTGCTCAAAGACCTGCGCCAAGTGCTCAGCGCAATTGTGCCAACCGCCTCGGCTATTGCGTCCGACGTGAACGTGGTTGATGAAGATGGGCTCTCAAGGGTTCTCGTCGAAGATCCGGCCCTGCAACGAGCTTTTGTCGCCAGCGTGCAGCAAGACTTGAACGTTATCCGGCATGCCGTGGAGCAAGGCGACGCCCTGACATTGCGTCGGCATGCGCACCGGATGCGCGGTGCTTTCAGTGCTGTCCCGGACGGGGAAGATATCCAGGAGTCGTGCCGGGCGCTGGAGCTGATGGCAGCACACATGCAGGACGAAGCCGTAGTCGCGCTTGCTGGTCTGGAGACATATATCGAAACGTTTTTCAGCGAGCTGCCAATCGCCACCCCAAGTGGCGAGTGAAGCTTCAAAACGGTTCGGAAAGCTACACGGTTGTAAGAGAGATCACGCCTGGATGTGCAAAATAATGACATTTACGATAAAAACTAAGGATTACCCTAGAGCCACAACAACGGAAAAAACCTAGTATTCCGGCAGATAAACAAGGACTTGCCTTAAGCGATCGGAGTACTAATGATCAAACCCATTTGTTTCAGTCTGCGCAAGGAAGAGGAAATACAGCATGGTCAAAATCATCGTTGCCGACGACCACCCCATCGTCCGGGCCGGGATAGCGCTGGAAATCGCCAAAAACCCGGATTTCGAGTAGGTCGCTGAAGCCGCCAGCTCCACTGACTTGATGCAAATTCTTGAGCAAGACCCTTGTGACGTATTGGTTACAGACTACTCCATGCCTGGCGGCAAATTCGGTGATGGCCTGCCCTTGTTGCAACTGCTGCAACGCCGCTTTCCCACGTTAAAGATTGTGGTGATGACCATGCTAGATAACCCCGCGTTGATCCGTAGCATCCAGAAAGTAGGCATCAACGCCATTCTCAACAAAAGCGACAAAGCCTCGCACGTGGTTTCGGCCATCAATGCGGTCTATCAAGGCGGTGGCTATGTGCCTATGTCAGTGCGAAACCTGCTCGAAACCGCGGGCCCGCAACAGTTTGAACAGCGTTTGTCCAAGCGGGAAATGGAAGTCTTGCGCCTGTGTGCCTCTGGCGTATCCATTGTTGAAATTGCGCGCATATCCAATCGCAGTACCAAGACGATCAGCGCCCAGAAATCTGTAGCAATGCGTAAGTTAGGGCTCGAGAACGACCACGATCTATTTCAGTACGCTGTCACCACCGGGTTGATCAGCCCCGCTGGCTAAATCAACATAAAGCCTGGTCTCACGCCATTCGTTGAATGCTCAATTTTTGCCTCTCACCGGCCCTCCCGGTCAGCAGGCAGGTCTGTCGCTCCTGCCAATACTGTTGGTAGAAACGCTGCAATACAGCAATTTACTATTTTTAAGGCATCGCTGATTCAAGTCATTACATGGCAAGAGCATTATTCGACCGGTCACTTGGGTGATGTTTGATTCGGAATTTAAAAGCTCCGATTCACTTGACGTCTATGAAAGCGTGTGAGCTGGGTTAATTGGCTCGTCAGTTGCATAGACGTGCCGCAATGAGAATTGAAAATACGGACCAAATTAAAACCGTAGACATTGCAGCCAAGGCCAATTCAAGCAAGTGAGATTAAGTCGGGGATTTACTTTCTGGCTTTTTGCTATTATTTTTTTGGAATTTACCAATCATGATGAAGAAACTGATTCCTGCACTGATCATTGGCATGGGCCTGTCCGCTGGTGCTTTTGCTTCTGATGGCACCATCACCATCAACGGCGCACTGACGGCACAAACATGTACCATCGTCGGTAACAATCAAGGTAGCGATTTCACGGTTACACTGCCAAAAATCTCTACCGCTGCACTGTCCGCAGCTGGTTCCAATGCTGGTGCAGTTCCTTTCAGCATTGTGCTGTCCAACTGTATGCCGGTAACTGGCACTGTTGCTACCTACTTTGAATACGGTGCCAATACCCTGGCCGACGGTAACCTGAAGAATGCAGTGGGCGGTCAGTACGCAACCAACGTTGAGGTGCAATTGCTCAATAACGATATGTCCCCCATTGATGTTAGCAAGGGGAGCGTCGTCGCTCAAGGTTCGACTATCAAGTTCATCACCGCTGGCGGCGCCACTCTGCCGTACGTAGCCCGTTATGCGTCGCCGCTGGGTGGCGCGACCGCTGGTGACGTGAACACCACTGTTACCTATTCGATGAACTATCAGTAACAGGGTAATTGCCTCGGGGTGACCTTGTCCTTGAGGGATATTCCTGATCAGGTTGGGCCGAATGGCCCAACCTGCTTTTGTAGAAAGATATTTCCGGCCGAATTGAATGTTTCTTATCCGGAATTCTTGTTCCGGAAATTGTTTGCTTTATTTTGCTTGGTTAATTGTCATGAATATCAAAAAAATCGTTTATAGCTCACTTGTTACCGGACTGCTGCTCATTGGCGGACTGCTGCCATTTGCTGCTCCAGCGTCGGTCGTGATTGCCGGTACGCGAGTGATTTATAACGCACAGGATTCTGAAATCACCATCAAGTTGTCCAATAACGGTGAAAAACCCGCTTTGACCCAAGTCTGGCTGGATAAGGGTGACCCGAAGGCAGACCCGTCCAGAATTGACCTGCCGTTCACCATTACCCCGCCGATGTCGCGCATCGACCCGGCCAAGGCGCAAACGCTGCGCATTGCCTATACCGGCGAACCGCTGCCGCAGGATAAAGAATCCGTGTTCTGGCTCAACATGCTGGAAATCCCGCCCAAGCCCATGGCGGACGAGGCCGGTGCCAACCACATGCAACTGGCGTTCCGTTCCCGCATCAAGTTCTTCTTCCGTCCGGCCGGGCTCAAGGGCTCGGTCAATGATGCCCCGGGCAAGCTGACCTGGCATGTTGCCGACAAGGGAGGCAAGCAGGTGCTGCAGGTGACCAATCCCACGCTCTACCACGTGACCGTCATTGCCGCGGCAGTGGGTGCTGCCAAGTTTGACGACGGCGACATGGTGGCACCTGGCGGTACCCTGGATATCCCCCTGAAAGGCCACGCCGCCGCTGCAGCGGGTACCAAAGTGCAGTTCACCACCCTCAACGACTACGGCGGCCCAGTGCAGGGCGAGGGCGTATTGCAGTAGCAGTGGCGCTCTTGTTCCCGGGGCAACCAGCCCGTAAAGCGCCAGTCACCTCGCCAGACTTTCCATCCAGGATTTCCATCCAGTTTACGGCTTCACGCTGGCCCGGCCAGCGTGAACGGGCCGGTGTTGCCCTGAAAAACGGACTTACCTATGACCAACCGCGTACAAAAAAACAGTAAAGAAATCCGTACCGCCCACAAAAAGGCACCATCCCGGTTGTGCCCGGTGAGCGCCGCGCTCCTTTCCGTATTTGCACTGGGTCCGGTATGGGCAGACGAAGCAGCCCAAGCCAAGCCGATCCAGGTGGCGGCCGTCGAATTCAACCAGGATTTCCTGAACGGCCCGAACAGCCCGGCGGCCAGCAAGCTCGATATCAGCCGCTTCAATAAGGGCAATGTCGCGCTGCCCGGTGATTACCGCGCTGCGCTGTACGTCAACCAGATGTGGATCGGCGTGGTGGAAGTGCCACTGCGGGAACTGCAGAAAGGCTCCGGCAACGTTCAGCCCTGTTTCAGTCGTGACTTGCTGGAACGCATGGGGGTTGATCTCAATCGGCTGAGCCCCATTGCGCAAGCCAAACTGCAGGCACAGGCGGGCGCATCCTGTCTGGTGCTGCCGGACTTGGTGGATGGGGCCTTTGCCACCTTTGACAACGGTGAACAACGACTGGATGCCAGCGTCCCGCAGGCATTTTTGAACCGTAGCGCGCGTGGTTATGTTGACCCGCAGTACTGGGATGACGGCATCCCGGCCGCCACGTTGCAGTACAACGCCAACGTGTTCCACAGCGCGGGTGATAATAACGCCTCCTCGACCCAGAGCTATCTGGGCCTGAACGCCGGTCTGAATGCCGGTCCGTGGCGCTTGCGCTACAACGGCAACGTCACCCACAACACGGGTGGCGACACACATTACCAGAGCATCCAGAGCTACGCCCAGCGCGGGTTTGCCGACATCAAGAGCCAGCTCACGGTCGGGGATTCGTTCACCGACGGTAGCGTGTTTGACAGCTTTGGCGTGCGCGGTATCCAGCTGGCCAGTGATGACCGCATGTACCCCGAGTCACAGCGCGGCTACGCGCCGACGGTACGCGGCATCGCCAACAGCAATGCCAAAGTGCAGATCCGCCAGAACGGCAACATCATTTACGAAACCACCGTGGCGGCCGGCCCGTTTGAAATCAACGACCTGTACCCGACCGGCTACGGCGGCAACCTGGACGTGATCGTCACCGAGGCCGATGGCAGCCAGCACGTGTCGTCGGTACCGTATGCATCGCCGGTC
This genomic interval from Silvimonas soli contains the following:
- the glmU gene encoding bifunctional UDP-N-acetylglucosamine diphosphorylase/glucosamine-1-phosphate N-acetyltransferase GlmU, which gives rise to MSRLDVVILAAGQGKRMYSSLPKVLHRIAGKPLVGHVLDTARALQPAKTVVVYGHGGDQVQAALSVDADLAWAHQAHQLGTGHALAQALPHLSSDITLMLYGDVPLTRVETLQALLAASADGKLGILTVTLVNPTGYGRIVRNAAGEVQAIVEQKDASPEQAAIREINTGILALPTGRLAQWLSELKNDNAQGEYYATDLIALAVRDGVPVVTTQPADAWEAEGINNKVQLAQLERIHQANLAHALLVAGVTLADPARIDIRGELKHGKDVFVDVNCIFEGSVTLGDGVQIGANCVLRNVQIADGAVIHPFSHLENAEVGAGSLIGPYARLRPGAKLAEGVHIGNFVEVKNAQIGTGSKVNHLSYIGDAQIGRDTNVGAGTITCNYDGVNKFVTVIGDEVRIGSNNCLVAPVTIGNRATTGAGSVISKNAPEGELTIARARQVTIPGWSRPVKIKKD
- a CDS encoding YihY/virulence factor BrkB family protein, translated to MLWQKLLGLWHLAQRVVSKTIDGFFDDELMTRAAALAFYSALSFAPLLVLLLWVVASLSPDYQTQLVDGLNRMVGPKAADAVQLVIRNASSRPSVGNLAGIIGLTITLIAASAVFAQLQGAINRVWGLRSRPGQAVIGWLRSRMNAVGLLLAVAFLLVISFSASTLIGLFVPGHTVAWQVVEASVSTTIFVFVFAAIFKVLPDAIIAWRDALAGAVLTDLLFILGKIGISLYIQNSDVGGAYGPAGSVVVLLVWVYYSALILLLGAELTEAVAEARGAPIRPTAHAVRILVRTQEDTPA
- a CDS encoding hybrid sensor histidine kinase/response regulator: MNRPRHRSRKTGDCLCLRGRQSLRTVTIGVTAHTALIFYMYGVWSLKPRIRILRTPALNLNFTHYRKLADESLQSGRMFSLAAGLILILMTSVLVFAIYGLFQQTVWVLSGLSRNHFNGVLTIQRTNEAFVRSLTRNDVAVPVSMIDHQRLQQLADAVLAYPSNSLSILDKEEWGQPLVLLTTDIPISRERALHLAERGLRFAFLSSFLWSNEDKRPAYVVGIDVASGRAILSAREGYLQKLHLSPATLQQLLERIRAGQLAGNPDSPFWLAATEDQLERMQMFNCVLPVRGPDGTIDRYVVTGIPTSSLPQDVVIPELDKQYWGKMVNLVNVGSSSLIWSAPDSRLTVASLQAHAPDLGGAVVSRSWFDHGFFYIAGRTGHQAWGVVYAYPVSALLLMNLTSISWILLVYVLSVSLLFFAVYQVRHRYLRPWAAQLKRAREAEASSRQAAIAANEAKSTFLATMSHEIRTPLYGMLGTLDLLSESDMPATRGEALQTMRESSQTLLAIIDDILDFSRIESGVLRLEHLPYAPVLILESVVRSFYPLAHKKGLKLYCQLQPGLPELLGDATRLRQIVGNLLSNAIKFTQTGSVTLRLWLEARSTQLTPIAGEESTAGFSYLVFSVRDTGIGIDPATQKQLFEPFIQADAGVTRQFGGTGLGLSICRRLVHLMGGEISLQSEPDVGSCFTVSVPAHVAAVAPNAAAATPPELRPVVDLQIDDPQVRDNIAQQLQKAGYPIHIAGAPVSDAGRGIVQVTAGTRQGSASRSQAADPGKPVIRLLPDGPLIPQQMQHEICASLYSQESLSSALSLASGQGLTAVQNPALPPVQPIVGLRILIAEDHPLNRQLLKKQLEAVGGTVQAVENGYQLLEALQHATFDIIFTDVNMPGMDGYALARALRAQGNATPLIGITASVFPGERERCLAAGMNVALFKPILLKDLRQVLSAIVPTASAIASDVNVVDEDGLSRVLVEDPALQRAFVASVQQDLNVIRHAVEQGDALTLRRHAHRMRGAFSAVPDGEDIQESCRALELMAAHMQDEAVVALAGLETYIETFFSELPIATPSGE
- a CDS encoding fimbrial protein, whose amino-acid sequence is MMKKLIPALIIGMGLSAGAFASDGTITINGALTAQTCTIVGNNQGSDFTVTLPKISTAALSAAGSNAGAVPFSIVLSNCMPVTGTVATYFEYGANTLADGNLKNAVGGQYATNVEVQLLNNDMSPIDVSKGSVVAQGSTIKFITAGGATLPYVARYASPLGGATAGDVNTTVTYSMNYQ
- the ychF gene encoding redox-regulated ATPase YchF, translated to MSLKCGIVGLPNVGKSTLFNALTKAGIEAANYPFCTIEPNVGIVEVPDARLQQLADIINPQKIVPAIVEFVDIAGLVAGASKGEGLGNQFLANIRETDAIVNVVRCFNDDNIIHVAGRVDPIDDIAVIGTELALADMVTVEKSILRDGKKARSGDKDAQQLVAVLEKLLPVLNEGRPVRSVGLSADEKALIKPLCLLTAKPAMYVANVAEDGFTNNPLLDKVTEYAKTEGAPVVAVCAAIESEIAELPDEDKTEFLAELGLEEPGLNRLIRAGFELLGLQTYFTAGVKEVRAWTIHKGDTAPQAAGVIHTDFERGFIRAQTIAFADFISYKGEQGAKEAGKMRAEGKEYVVKDGDVLNFLFNV
- a CDS encoding LuxR C-terminal-related transcriptional regulator; protein product: MSVRNLLETAGPQQFEQRLSKREMEVLRLCASGVSIVEIARISNRSTKTISAQKSVAMRKLGLENDHDLFQYAVTTGLISPAG
- a CDS encoding fimbria/pilus periplasmic chaperone, which gives rise to MNIKKIVYSSLVTGLLLIGGLLPFAAPASVVIAGTRVIYNAQDSEITIKLSNNGEKPALTQVWLDKGDPKADPSRIDLPFTITPPMSRIDPAKAQTLRIAYTGEPLPQDKESVFWLNMLEIPPKPMADEAGANHMQLAFRSRIKFFFRPAGLKGSVNDAPGKLTWHVADKGGKQVLQVTNPTLYHVTVIAAAVGAAKFDDGDMVAPGGTLDIPLKGHAAAAAGTKVQFTTLNDYGGPVQGEGVLQ